A region from the Sphingopyxis lindanitolerans genome encodes:
- a CDS encoding CaiB/BaiF CoA transferase family protein has protein sequence MMGMADGKAMLTGLKVVDLTTVVFGPYCTHILAELGADVIKVEVPGSGDSFRWSGKAAATHGMAPAFMAINGSKQSIALDLKTAADLETMKKLLSDADVFVLNVRGKAAERLGLDYEAVKAIKPDIIYAHCVGFGQDGPYADLQAYDDVIQAASGTATLLPRVDGDPRARYLPSLIADKVAGLHGAHAVLAAIIHHMRTGEGQLVEIPMFEVFTNFMLLEHLGGLAFDPPNAPVGYFRQIDPDRQPFPTSDGYVSIVAYTDESWSRIFELLGNPGFLDQDAFATRKARGRNLPLLYREIARLTPGFTTADLVARCHAAQIPAQPVRDLADIMNDPHLAATGFFEAYEHPTEGRCFRMGHPVRFGVSLGGAGKVAPAIGEQSEEIRRSISG, from the coding sequence ATGATGGGAATGGCGGACGGCAAGGCGATGCTTACGGGCTTGAAGGTCGTCGATCTCACAACCGTCGTCTTCGGACCCTATTGCACCCATATTCTCGCTGAGCTCGGCGCCGACGTCATCAAGGTCGAAGTGCCGGGAAGCGGGGACTCTTTTCGCTGGTCGGGCAAGGCGGCCGCGACCCACGGCATGGCGCCTGCTTTCATGGCAATCAACGGCAGCAAGCAATCGATCGCCCTCGATCTCAAGACCGCTGCCGACCTCGAGACGATGAAGAAGCTTCTGTCGGATGCGGATGTGTTCGTTCTCAATGTCAGAGGCAAAGCCGCCGAACGTCTCGGCTTGGACTATGAAGCGGTAAAGGCGATCAAGCCCGATATCATTTATGCGCATTGCGTCGGCTTCGGTCAGGATGGCCCCTATGCCGATCTACAGGCCTATGACGACGTCATCCAGGCAGCGTCGGGGACGGCAACGCTTCTCCCCCGCGTCGATGGCGATCCGCGCGCGCGCTATCTGCCCTCGCTGATCGCCGACAAGGTCGCCGGTCTTCATGGGGCGCACGCGGTGCTCGCCGCCATTATCCATCACATGCGGACTGGCGAGGGTCAGCTCGTTGAAATTCCGATGTTCGAGGTCTTCACCAATTTCATGCTGCTTGAGCATCTCGGCGGTCTGGCCTTCGACCCTCCCAATGCTCCGGTTGGCTATTTTCGCCAGATCGATCCCGATCGCCAGCCTTTCCCGACCTCCGACGGCTACGTGAGCATCGTCGCTTACACCGACGAAAGCTGGTCGCGGATATTCGAACTGCTTGGCAATCCGGGCTTCCTCGATCAGGACGCGTTCGCAACCCGCAAGGCGCGGGGGCGCAATCTCCCGCTCCTTTACCGCGAAATAGCAAGGTTGACGCCAGGCTTCACGACCGCCGACCTCGTTGCGCGCTGCCATGCCGCGCAAATCCCGGCTCAGCCTGTCCGTGACCTCGCCGACATCATGAATGATCCGCATCTTGCCGCCACCGGCTTCTTCGAAGCCTATGAGCATCCCACCGAAGGACGGTGCTTCCGGATGGGGCATCCTGTCCGCTTTGGCGTATCGCTGGGAGGAGCCGGCAAGGTCGCCCCGGCGATAGGCGAACAGAGCGAAGAAATCCGCCGATCCATCTCCGGATGA
- a CDS encoding acyl-CoA dehydrogenase family protein, whose product MDLKFSRADRAFQAEVRRFFETEFPPSVLNKVRTGQFLGRQDYEAAQQALQARGWLAASWPREFGGTGWTPVERYLFEEEMELAGAPNLVPMGLIYIGPIICAFGTPEQQQRWLPDILSSRSFWAQGYSEPDAGSDLASLAFSAVRDGDDYILNGSKIWTSGAHIADWIFCLCRTSHEERKQDGISLICAPMNCEGISVRPIVSIDGAHELNQVFFTDVRVPAANRIGEEGRAWHYANVLLKNERLSYAHVGRKKRDLATLRTMVAGDRAFARRLADAEFTVMVLEQQVLKALVHGSDAATVASLKIGCTQAAQLITELYIDRAGEYAAPFFDRSRSDWHEATPLIPEFAAVATASYFFERAQTIYGGTTEIQKNLVWRAIDSAR is encoded by the coding sequence ATGGACCTGAAGTTCAGCCGCGCCGACAGGGCGTTCCAGGCCGAGGTTCGCCGCTTCTTCGAAACCGAGTTCCCGCCTTCTGTCCTGAACAAGGTTCGCACCGGTCAGTTTCTCGGCCGTCAGGATTATGAAGCCGCACAGCAGGCGCTCCAGGCCCGTGGCTGGTTGGCTGCCAGCTGGCCCCGCGAGTTCGGAGGCACGGGATGGACGCCGGTCGAACGCTATCTGTTCGAAGAGGAAATGGAGCTGGCGGGCGCGCCGAACCTGGTTCCGATGGGCCTCATCTATATCGGGCCGATCATCTGTGCGTTCGGCACGCCCGAACAACAGCAGCGCTGGCTGCCCGACATCCTCTCGTCGCGCTCCTTCTGGGCGCAAGGCTATTCGGAACCCGACGCGGGGTCCGACCTCGCCAGTCTCGCCTTTTCGGCGGTACGCGATGGCGACGATTATATTCTGAATGGCTCCAAGATATGGACAAGCGGCGCCCACATCGCGGACTGGATTTTCTGCCTCTGCCGGACCTCGCACGAAGAAAGAAAGCAGGACGGCATATCGCTCATCTGCGCCCCGATGAATTGCGAAGGCATCAGCGTGCGGCCGATCGTTTCGATCGATGGCGCGCATGAGCTGAACCAGGTCTTCTTTACCGACGTCCGTGTTCCCGCCGCAAACCGCATCGGGGAGGAGGGGCGCGCGTGGCATTATGCAAACGTCCTTCTCAAGAATGAGCGCCTCTCTTACGCGCATGTTGGCCGCAAGAAGCGCGACCTTGCGACCCTCCGCACGATGGTCGCGGGCGACCGCGCCTTCGCCCGGCGGCTTGCCGATGCAGAATTTACGGTGATGGTGCTCGAACAGCAGGTTCTGAAGGCACTTGTGCATGGAAGCGATGCCGCCACCGTCGCAAGTCTGAAGATCGGTTGCACGCAGGCCGCGCAGTTGATCACCGAGCTGTATATCGACCGGGCAGGGGAATATGCGGCGCCCTTTTTCGATCGCTCTCGTTCCGACTGGCATGAGGCGACGCCGCTCATTCCCGAGTTTGCCGCGGTCGCCACGGCTTCCTATTTCTTCGAGCGCGCGCAAACGATCTACGGGGGGACCACGGAAATTCAGAAGAATCTGGTCTGGCGCGCCATCGACTCCGCTCGCTGA
- a CDS encoding TetR family transcriptional regulator, which yields MKVQIEAEGGSSTAESRERLLEAAGQLMAERGTTDISLSEIAARSGVNSALVKYYFGNKAGMLMALLRRRLGQGMADLQQLLKMDISPQDKLRIHISGMVNTYYQYPYVNRLMHELANEPSGDYGKQIAEEISLPVAKAQRAILEEGRAKGIFREVDPLVFYFMIVGACDQLFHSRHQARHVFGLEEINDDLKRRYVSELCNNLIRGISADPRAN from the coding sequence ATGAAGGTGCAGATCGAGGCGGAAGGCGGTTCGTCGACAGCGGAGTCTCGCGAGCGACTGCTGGAAGCGGCGGGACAATTGATGGCCGAGCGGGGTACGACCGATATTTCGTTGAGCGAAATTGCTGCGCGGAGCGGGGTCAATTCTGCGCTGGTCAAATATTATTTCGGCAACAAGGCGGGCATGCTGATGGCGCTGCTTCGCCGCCGCCTGGGTCAGGGAATGGCGGACCTGCAGCAGCTGCTGAAAATGGATATTTCGCCGCAGGACAAGTTGCGCATCCACATCAGCGGCATGGTCAACACCTATTATCAATATCCCTATGTCAACCGGCTGATGCACGAGCTGGCCAACGAGCCGTCGGGCGATTATGGCAAGCAGATCGCCGAGGAAATCAGCCTGCCGGTCGCCAAGGCGCAGCGCGCGATTCTGGAAGAAGGCCGGGCCAAGGGCATCTTCCGCGAGGTCGATCCTCTGGTCTTCTATTTCATGATCGTCGGGGCCTGCGACCAGCTGTTCCATTCACGCCACCAGGCGCGACATGTGTTCGGCCTTGAGGAGATCAACGACGATCTCAAACGCCGCTACGTATCGGAGCTCTGCAACAACCTTATCAGGGGAATCTCGGCCGACCCGCGCGCGAACTGA
- a CDS encoding aldehyde dehydrogenase family protein: MSFFDSFTMTIGGKAVSSSETIDVINPATEEIVAKAPDCSEKQLDDAVAAARAAFPGWRATPIEERRRAVARIGEVLTEHQADFARLFTLEQGRPLDGAAQEIAFAAYWANEVSKQDIPVTVTEDSASKRSETRHVPLGVVAGIVPWNFPVNLAVWKIAPALLTGNTLVLKPSPFTPLTMLKLAELLREHLPPGVFNVISGGDRLGPWLTAHEGIDKISFTGSTATGKRVMETASKGLKRVTLELGGNDAAIVMPDVALDEVADKLFFSAFANSGQICIATKRMYVHEDVYDKVADALVARARAAKVGDGLDQGSNFGPIQNRPQFERVKNLIEDAKQQGLRFLAGGDVPEGTGFFVPLAIVDNPPEDSRVVQEEAFGPVLPLLKFRDIDEVVARANACEYGLGGSIWSADTEAAADIASRLETGTVWINDTLYIMPWTPFAGHKQSGIGVENGKEGLLEFTVPQTITIAK, encoded by the coding sequence ATGAGCTTTTTCGATAGCTTCACGATGACGATCGGCGGCAAGGCCGTCTCGTCGAGCGAGACGATCGATGTCATCAATCCGGCAACCGAGGAGATCGTTGCCAAAGCTCCCGACTGCTCGGAAAAGCAGTTGGATGACGCCGTGGCCGCCGCCCGCGCGGCCTTTCCCGGCTGGCGTGCTACACCGATCGAGGAGCGGCGGCGCGCGGTGGCCAGGATTGGCGAGGTTCTGACCGAGCACCAGGCCGACTTCGCCCGTCTGTTTACGCTTGAGCAGGGACGCCCGCTCGACGGCGCGGCGCAGGAGATCGCCTTCGCCGCCTATTGGGCCAATGAGGTATCGAAGCAGGACATTCCGGTTACCGTCACCGAGGATAGCGCTTCAAAACGGTCCGAAACGCGCCACGTCCCGCTCGGGGTGGTCGCGGGCATCGTACCCTGGAACTTCCCGGTCAATCTCGCCGTATGGAAGATCGCACCGGCGCTGCTTACCGGCAATACCCTGGTGCTCAAGCCTTCGCCCTTTACACCGCTCACGATGCTCAAGTTGGCCGAGCTTCTTCGCGAGCATCTTCCGCCAGGCGTGTTCAACGTGATCAGCGGCGGCGATCGCCTTGGCCCTTGGCTGACCGCGCATGAGGGCATCGACAAGATCAGTTTCACAGGCTCGACCGCGACTGGCAAGCGCGTCATGGAAACCGCGTCCAAAGGCCTCAAGCGGGTGACCCTTGAGCTCGGGGGCAATGATGCGGCAATTGTCATGCCCGATGTGGCGCTGGATGAGGTGGCCGACAAGCTCTTCTTCTCGGCCTTCGCGAACAGCGGCCAGATCTGCATCGCGACGAAGCGGATGTATGTGCACGAAGATGTGTATGACAAGGTGGCGGATGCACTTGTCGCGCGCGCGCGCGCCGCGAAGGTCGGCGACGGGCTCGACCAGGGAAGCAATTTCGGACCGATCCAGAACCGCCCCCAGTTCGAACGTGTCAAGAATCTCATCGAGGACGCCAAGCAGCAGGGGCTGCGCTTCCTTGCCGGCGGCGACGTTCCCGAAGGAACTGGCTTCTTCGTACCACTCGCGATCGTCGACAACCCACCCGAGGATAGCCGCGTGGTGCAGGAGGAGGCTTTTGGCCCGGTCCTCCCGCTGCTGAAGTTCCGCGACATCGACGAGGTGGTCGCTCGTGCCAACGCCTGCGAATATGGTCTCGGCGGCTCGATCTGGTCAGCCGACACGGAGGCCGCAGCGGACATCGCGTCGCGTCTCGAGACGGGAACCGTGTGGATCAACGACACGCTCTACATCATGCCCTGGACGCCCTTCGCGGGTCACAAGCAATCGGGGATCGGCGTCGAGAACGGCAAGGAGGGACTGCTCGAGTTCACGGTGCCCCAGACGATTACGATCGCCAAATAG
- a CDS encoding acetyl-CoA C-acetyltransferase produces MTEAYIIDAVRTPRGIGKPGKGALSHLHPQHLAATVLAAIRDRNNLDTSTVDDIVWSTSSQVGKQGGDLGRMAALSAGYDIKASGTTLDRFCGGGISSVNFAAASVMSGMEDCVIAGGTEMMSFTASHAAEQANAGLAPQMMGSGHEALDTLHPQSHQGICGDAIATMDGISREALDALALVSQQRADKAIKEGRFSKSVVPVLNPDGSVALDREEFPRPETTAEGLAALKPSFSGLADFDLGGGVTFRKQINRRYPDLEIQHFHHAGNSSGVVDGAAAILLTSQAYAEKNGLTPRARIVAYANIGDDPTLMLNAPAPAAKKVLEKAGLTKDDIDVWEINEAFSVVAEKFIRDLDLDREKVNINGGSMALGHPIGATGSILIGTALDELERSGGRYGLVTMCAAGGMAPAIIIERL; encoded by the coding sequence ATGACTGAAGCCTATATCATCGACGCCGTCCGCACCCCGCGCGGGATCGGCAAGCCCGGCAAGGGCGCGCTTTCGCACCTTCACCCGCAGCATCTTGCCGCGACGGTGCTCGCTGCGATCCGCGACCGCAATAATCTCGACACATCAACGGTCGACGACATCGTCTGGTCGACGTCGAGCCAGGTCGGCAAGCAGGGCGGTGACCTCGGCCGCATGGCGGCGCTTTCGGCGGGCTATGACATCAAGGCGAGCGGCACGACGCTCGACCGCTTCTGCGGCGGCGGCATCAGTTCGGTGAACTTCGCGGCGGCGTCGGTGATGTCGGGTATGGAAGATTGCGTGATCGCCGGCGGCACCGAAATGATGAGCTTTACCGCCAGCCACGCCGCTGAGCAGGCCAACGCCGGCCTTGCCCCCCAGATGATGGGATCGGGTCATGAAGCGCTCGACACGCTCCACCCGCAATCGCACCAGGGAATTTGCGGCGACGCGATCGCGACGATGGACGGCATCAGCCGCGAGGCTCTCGATGCGCTCGCGCTCGTCAGCCAGCAGCGCGCCGACAAGGCGATCAAGGAAGGCCGTTTCAGCAAGTCGGTCGTCCCCGTCCTTAACCCAGACGGCAGCGTTGCGCTCGACCGCGAGGAGTTTCCGCGCCCCGAAACGACCGCCGAAGGGCTTGCCGCGCTGAAGCCCAGCTTCAGCGGCCTGGCCGATTTCGATCTTGGCGGCGGGGTGACCTTCCGCAAGCAGATCAACCGCCGCTATCCCGACCTCGAAATCCAGCATTTCCATCATGCGGGCAATTCGTCGGGCGTCGTCGACGGCGCCGCGGCGATCCTGCTCACGTCGCAAGCCTATGCCGAGAAGAACGGCCTGACCCCGCGCGCGCGCATCGTCGCTTATGCCAATATCGGCGACGACCCGACGCTGATGCTCAACGCCCCGGCCCCGGCGGCGAAGAAGGTGCTCGAAAAGGCGGGGCTGACCAAGGACGACATCGACGTCTGGGAAATCAACGAGGCCTTCTCGGTCGTTGCCGAGAAGTTCATCCGCGACCTGGATCTGGATCGTGAAAAGGTCAACATCAACGGCGGTTCGATGGCGCTCGGTCACCCGATCGGCGCGACCGGCTCGATCCTGATCGGCACCGCGCTCGACGAACTCGAACGCTCGGGCGGCCGCTATGGCCTGGTCACCATGTGCGCCGCCGGCGGCATGGCGCCGGCGATCATCATCGAAAGGCTTTGA
- a CDS encoding EthD domain-containing protein has translation MIAIKFCLRRLPALTLSEFQDYWLNQHAPLVRSVAETLGIRRYVQSHALDDDGLTRALAGRGCELPPYDGIAELWYDSAAAVRAAGMTEAGRAAGRLLLADEKRFIDLPNSPIFWVQGHDIISNG, from the coding sequence ATGATTGCCATCAAATTCTGCCTGCGGCGGTTGCCCGCTCTCACATTGTCCGAATTTCAGGACTATTGGCTCAATCAACATGCACCGCTTGTTCGCAGCGTTGCCGAGACGCTTGGCATCCGCCGCTATGTCCAGTCGCACGCCCTTGACGACGACGGGCTTACCCGTGCTTTGGCTGGCCGCGGCTGCGAGCTTCCGCCCTACGACGGTATTGCCGAGCTTTGGTACGATAGCGCGGCTGCCGTGCGAGCGGCGGGTATGACCGAGGCAGGACGCGCCGCAGGCAGGCTGCTGCTCGCCGACGAGAAAAGGTTCATCGACCTTCCCAACTCGCCCATCTTCTGGGTTCAGGGGCACGACATCATCAGCAATGGATAG
- a CDS encoding NADP-dependent oxidoreductase, whose protein sequence is MKNRQWILKRRPQGAPGAADLELRETPIGPLADGEILVRNLYLSLDPTNRLWMSDRAQYLPPVGVGDVMRGGTIGVVEASRSDRFRVGDLVLPSTGGWELYSIANERGSRRIAPQAGVPLTAYLSVLGATGLTAYFGLLDICKPREGEVLAVSAAAGAVGSIVGQIGRIKGAQVVGIAGGPEKCGWLTETLGFDSAIDYRNEDVGVALDRLYPTGIDMNFENVGGPIMDAVFSRLRKDGRMALCGMISAYNEDGPMPGPRDFGRILMQRLTVRGFIVIDYLRQAPGAFADLSSWIAEGRLAWKDHVVDGLEEAVAALDLLFTGGNDGKLVVRVSPEP, encoded by the coding sequence ATGAAGAACCGCCAATGGATATTGAAGCGCCGTCCGCAAGGCGCGCCTGGCGCTGCGGACCTGGAACTGCGGGAAACGCCCATAGGCCCGCTCGCGGACGGAGAGATATTGGTTCGCAACCTCTATCTTTCGCTTGATCCGACGAACCGGCTCTGGATGAGCGATCGCGCCCAATATCTGCCTCCGGTCGGTGTGGGCGACGTCATGCGCGGCGGCACGATCGGGGTCGTCGAGGCTTCGCGCTCGGACCGCTTTCGCGTCGGGGACCTCGTCCTGCCATCGACCGGCGGTTGGGAGCTTTACTCGATAGCGAATGAGCGCGGATCGCGTCGTATCGCGCCGCAGGCTGGAGTTCCGCTGACGGCCTATTTGTCGGTCCTCGGGGCGACGGGACTGACGGCCTATTTCGGGCTGCTGGACATCTGCAAGCCTCGGGAAGGCGAAGTCCTGGCGGTGTCCGCGGCGGCGGGTGCCGTCGGCTCGATCGTCGGTCAAATCGGCCGCATCAAGGGCGCGCAAGTGGTCGGGATTGCCGGCGGCCCGGAAAAATGCGGCTGGCTTACCGAGACGCTGGGGTTTGATTCGGCGATCGACTATCGCAACGAGGATGTCGGTGTCGCGCTCGACCGGCTGTACCCGACAGGTATCGACATGAATTTCGAAAATGTCGGCGGTCCGATCATGGATGCCGTTTTCTCGCGTCTCCGCAAGGATGGCCGCATGGCGCTGTGCGGAATGATCTCCGCCTACAATGAGGACGGGCCAATGCCGGGGCCGCGCGACTTCGGGCGAATCCTCATGCAGCGCCTGACCGTTCGAGGCTTCATCGTGATCGATTATCTTCGCCAGGCGCCTGGAGCATTCGCCGACCTCTCGTCGTGGATTGCCGAGGGCCGGCTTGCCTGGAAGGATCATGTCGTCGACGGGCTCGAGGAGGCGGTGGCCGCGCTCGACCTGCTGTTTACAGGGGGCAACGACGGAAAGCTCGTCGTCAGAGTTTCGCCGGAGCC